In Cervus elaphus chromosome 29, mCerEla1.1, whole genome shotgun sequence, a single window of DNA contains:
- the LOC122686240 gene encoding interferon omega-1-like produces the protein MASENLPPGSTRHHLSQPCSSLIFPMAFVLCLLMALVLVSYGPGGSLGCDLSQNHVLVGRKTLRLLGQMRRLSPRFCLQDRMDFAFPQEMVEGGQLQEAQAISVLHEMLQQSFNLFHTERSSAAWDTTLLEQLRTGLHQQLDDLDACLGQVMGEEDSALGRMGPTLAVKRYFQGIHVYLQEKEYSACAWEIVRLEIMRSFSSSTSLQERLRMMDGDLNSP, from the coding sequence ATGGCATCAGAGAACCTACCTCCAGGTTCCACCAGACACCATCTCAGCCAGCCCTGCAGCAGCCTCATCTTCCCCATGGCCTTCGTGCTCTGTCTACTGATGGCCCTGGTGCTGGTCAGCTACGGCCCGGGAGGATCCCTGGGCTGTGACCTGTCTCAGAACCACGTGCTGGTTGGCAGGAAGACCCTCAGGCTCCTGGGCCAAATGAGGAGACTCTCCCCTCGCTTCTGTCTGCAGGACAGAATGGACTTCGCTTtcccccaggagatggtggagggcggccagctgcaggaggcccaggccaTCTCTGTGCTCCACGAGATGCTCCAGCAGAGCTTCAACCTCTTCCACACAGAGCGCTCCTCTGCTGCCTGGGACACCACCCTCCTGGAGCAGCTCCGCACTGGACTCCATCAGCAGCTGGACGACCTGGATGCCTGCCTGGGGCAGGTGATGGGAGAGGAAGACTCTGCCCTGGGAAGGATGGGCCCCACACTGGCCGTGAAGAGGTACTTCCAGGGCATCCATGTCTACCTGCAAGAGAAGGAATACAGCGCCTGCGCCTGGGAAATCGTCAGACTGGAAATCATGAGATCCTTCTCTTCATCAACCAGCTTGCAAGAAAGGTTAAGGATGATGGATGGAGACCTGAATTCACCTTGA